The Hypnocyclicus thermotrophus nucleotide sequence AAAGATGTTAAAATAGGAAATGGTACTATTCTTAAATCACATGTAGTAGTAGAAGGTAAAACAACAATAGGTGAAAATAATATTATTTATCCTTATGCTTCTATTGGGCAGGATCCGCAAGATTTAAAATACAATGGAGAAGATACAGAACTTATTATTGGAGATAATAACAAGATAAGAGAATTTTGTACTATTAATAAAGGAACAACTGCTTCAAATAAAACAGTAATAGGGAATAATAATTTACTTATGGCATATGTACATGTTGCACATGATGTAGTAATAGGTGATAATTGTATATTTGCAAATTGTGCAACACTTGCAGGACATGTAGAAGTAGAAAATTTTGCAGTTGTTGGAGGACTTACAGGAGTGCATCAATTTTGTAAAATAGGTGAATCTGCGATGATAGGGGGAGCCACTAGAATAGTGCAAGATGTAGCGCCATTTGTTACTGTTGAAGGTAATGATGCAAAAACTAGAGGATTAAACTTATTAGGACTTAAAAGAAGAGGGTTTTCCAGAGAAGATATAAGAAATATAAAAACTGCATATAAAAAAATATTTATGTCAAAAATTAAATTAGAAAATGCATTAAATGAATTAGAGATAGAATTTAAAGATGATAAAAACATTATACATATGATAAAAACGATAAGAAGCTTTGATAGGGGGCTGACGAGATAGATGCAAAAGATAGGATTAATAGCTGGGAAGGGAGAACTACCTAATTATTTTATAAAACAAGCTGAAAAAAAAGGAATAGAAGTGTTTCCAATTGGATTTTTTGATGAAATAAATGATGAAATAAAAAAGCATAAAAATTTTATAAAAGTAAATATAGGAGAACTTGGGAAAATAATTTCTTATTTAATCATAAATAAAATATCAAAATTAATGATGATTGGTAAGGTAGAAAAAAATACTATATTTCAAAATATAAAATTTGATGAAACTTTTTCGGATTTACTTTCAAATCTTCCAGATCAAAAAGACGAAACACTTTTAATGGGAATAATAGGAATTCTTCAAAAAAGTGGAATAGATATATTGCCACAAAATTATATGTTAGACGATTTAATTACTGAAGAAAAAGTATATACGAATATAGACGTAGATTTAAGTGATATAGAAACTGTAAAAGTTGGAATAGAAGGCGCGAAAGCCTTAACCTCTATTGATGTGGGACAAACTGTTGTTGTAAAAGATAAATCTGTAGTAACTCTAGAAGGAATAGAAGGAACAGATGAAACAATAAAAAGAGCTTATAAATATGCTGGTGAAGGATGTATTATTGTAAAATTGGCAAGGCCTAATCAAGATTTAAGAGCAGATACGCCTGTAATAGGATTGGATACAGTAAAACAAGCTGTCGAAATAAAAGCAAAAGGAATAGTAATAGAAGCTAATAAAATGCTATTTTTTGAACAAGAGGAATCTATAGCTTTAGCAAATAAAAATAAATTATTTATTAAAGCTATAAAAAGATAGGAGGAAGGGTGAAATATTTTGTATCTACTGGTGAGTTATCTGGAGATGTTCACTTATCATATTTATTAAATGAAATAAAAAATGAAGATAAAAATGCTGAGTTTTATGGAATGGCAGGTGATAACTCAAAAAAAGTAGGTGTGAATTTACTTCAACATATAGATGATATTGCTGTTATGGGTTTTAAAGAAGCAGCAATGAAATATAATTATTTAAAGAAAAAGTTAGACTTTTTTATAAATTTTATTTTAAAAAATAATATTAAAAAAGTTATTTTAGTAGATTATGGAGGATTTAATATAAAATTTTTAGAAAAATTAAAACAAGTAGATAGTAGAATAAAAGTTTATTATTATATTCCACCTAAAGTATGGATATGGGGAGAAAAAAGAGTAGAAAAACTTAAATTAGCTGATAAACTTCTTGTTATTTTTCCATGGGAATTAGAATTTTATAAAAATAAGAATATTGATGTAAAATATTATGGAAATCCTTTCATTGAAAAATATAAAAAAATAGAAAAAAAAGGGGAAAAAATTTTAATATTACCAGGAAGTAGAAAGCAAGAAATAACTAAAATATTACCTACTTTATTAAAAGTAGTAGATAAATTAAAAAATGAAAAATTTATTTTGAAATTAGCTAATAAAAAAAGTTTATCATATATAAAAAAAGATTTATCAAAATATCATAATTTAGAAGTAAGCTATGATGAACTTAATAATTGTATAAAAAAATCAAAATATGCTATAGCAACTTCAGGAACCGTAGTTTTAGAATTAGCATTATTGGGATTACCTGGTATAGTTGTTTATAAAACTTCAATTATTAATGAAATAATAGTACGATTATTTATTAAACTAAAATATGTTTCATTACCAAATCTTACTTTAAATGAAGAAGTATATCCAGAATTATTACAAAATAACTTTAATTTAGATAAAATAATAGAAAAAATAGAATATATAGAGAAGAATAAAAAAGAAATAAATAAAAAAATAAATGAAATAAGAAATAAATTAGGGGGCAAAAATATAGTGAAAAAATATGCCCAATATATAATTAATAATTAATAAGAGAGGAGTCTTTTTGTGAAAAGAGATGATGGAAGAACACTTAATCAATTAAGAAAAATAAAAGTTACACCTAATTTTATAAAACATGCTGAAGGTTCTGTTCTTATAGAATGTGGAGAAACAAAAGTAATATGTAATGCTACAGTAAATGAAAATGTACCACCTTTTTTAAGAGGGAAAGGTACTGGATGGATTACAGCTGAATATTCAATGTTACCAAGAGCTACAGAAGACAGAAATATGAGAGAATCAGTTAAGGGAAAATTATCGGGAAGAACTATGGAAATACAAAGATTAATAGGAAGATCTCTTAGAGCGTGTATTGATTTAGAACAATTAGGAGAAAGAACAGTTATTTTGGATTGTGATGTAATACAAGCTGATGGTGGGACAAGAACTACTTCTATTACAGGAGCTTATATAGCATTAGAAATAGCTATAAAAAAATTGTTAAAAGAAAAGAAAATAAAAGAAAACCCTTTAAAATCACAAATAGCAGCTATAAGTGTAGGAATAAATAAAGGACAAGTAATGTTAGATCTTAAATATACAGAAGATAGTACTGCTGAAGTTGATATGAATGTAATTATGAATGATAAAGGTGAATTAATAGAAATTCAAGGAACAGGCGAAGAGGCCACGTTTACTAGAGAAGAACTTAATCAAATGCTTAATGTAGCAGAAGAAGGATTAAAACAAATATTTGAATTACAAAAAAAATATGTAGAAGAGGCATTTTAATGAAAAAAATATTTTTAGCTACTAAAAATAAAAAAAAAATTGAGGAAATAAAAACGATATTATCAAATTATAATATAGAAATAATATCAATAAATGATGGATATGATATACCTGAAGTTAAAGAAGATGGACTTACATTTATGTATAATTCTCAAAAGAAAGCATTGGAAATAGCTAAATATTTAAATATAATAACTATTGCTGACGACTCTGGTCTTTGTGTGGAAGCATTAAATGGAGAACCAGGAGTATATTCTGCTAGATATGCAGGCGAAGATACAGATGATAAAAAAAATAATGAAAAATTAATTAAAAATCTAAAAAAAATAGATAATAGAAACGCAAAATTTGTATGTGTAGTAAGTATAGCAAAACCAGACGGAACAGTTAAATCATATACTGGAGAAGTTATAGGAGAGATAATTGATATACCAAGAGGAACAAATGGTTTTGGATATGACCCACATTTTTATTATGAACCTTTTGACAAAACATTTGCAGAATTAACAAAAGAAGAGAAATCAAAAATAAGCCATAGAGGAAATGCATTAAAATTATTGAAAAAAGATTTAGTTGATTTTATAAAATAAGACTCAAAAGTTTCTTTTGAGTCTTTCTCTTTTATTGTAAAATAGTAAAAAATAGTATATAATTTATAAGATAAAAATAAAATATGAGTACTTTAAAAGACTAGTTAAGAAGATATTATTTAATTAATAAAAATATTAAAAAACTTAAGAAGACAATAAGTATAATAATTAATAAGAAATATAAACTAGGAGGAATAATATGCTAAAAGATAAGTTCACACCAAAAAAAATTGTAGAAGAGCTAGATAAATATATAATCTCTCAAGATGAAGCAAAAAAAAATGTAGCAATATCTCTTAGAAATAGATATAGAAGAAAGCAGATAGTGGATAAAAAATTGCAAATAGAAATAACACCAAAAAATATAATTCTTATAGGGCCTACAGGAGTTGGTAAAACTGAGATAGCAAGAAGACTTGCAAAAGTAACGGATTCTCCATTTATAAAAGTAGAAGCAACAAAATTTACTGAAGTGGGTTATGTAGGAAAAGATGTAGAGGCAATAATTAAAGATCTTGTAAATTTAACTTATCAAAATATGAAAAAAAGAAAAATAGAAGAACTAAGAGAAGAGTATCTTCCTATTATTTACAATAAAATAGCAAAAAAATTAAAACCTTATGAGCTATTAGATGAAGAAAAAGCTAAAATTATTGAAGAGATAAAAAAAGGTAAGTATGATGAAGAAAAGATTGAAATAGAAAGAAAACCAAAATTTGATATACCTGTAATTGAAATAAATGCTAGTTCACCTGACGAAGGCTTAAAAAATTTATTTGATTCAATATCACCTTTTGGGAAAAAAGATAATAAAAAGAATATAAAAGTTAAAAATGCAATAGATTATTTATTAAAAGAATTAATTGATGAAAGTATAGATACAGAAGAATTTATTCCAGAAGTATTAAAGAAAGTAGAAGAGGATGGAATAGTTTTTATAGATGAAATAGATAAAATAGCAGAAAGAGAATCATATAGTAGAGGGGAAGTTTCAAGACAAGGAGTTCAAAGAGATATATTACCTATTATAGAGGGTACCACAGTTATTACAAAATTTGGACCAGTGAAAACAGATCATATATTATTTATAGCGGCTGGAGCTTTTTCACAATCAAGTCCTAGTGACCTTATGCCTGAATTACAAGGAAGATTTCCAGTAAAAGTAGAATTAAAAAGTTTAACTAAAAAAGATTTTATTGAAATACTTACTAAAGTAGATAATAATTTATTAAAACAATATATAGAATTGTTAAAAGTAGATGGAGTAGAGCTTGAATTTACTAAAACAGCAATAGAAGTAATAGCAGAAATATCAATTGATTTAAATACTAAAGTAGAAAATATAGGAGCGAGAAGATTACATACTGTATTAGAAAGTGTATTAAAAGAGATAATGTTTGAAGCACCTTTTGAAAAAGAGAAAAAAATAAAATTGAATAGAAAAGATATAGAAAAAGTTTTTGATATAAAATCAGATAAAGAAAATCTAAATAATTATATTTTATGATGGAGAGATTATGTACTTAAAAAGCTTAGAAATTAATGGATTTAAATCATTTTCAGAAAAAATAGAAATAGAATTTATAAAAGGTATAACTTCGATAGTAGGACCTAATGGTAGCGGGAAATCTAATATATTAGATGCAATATTATGGGTATTGGGAGAACAATCCTATAAATCAATACGTGCAAAAGAAAGTCGAGACGTTATATTTCACAGCGCTAATAAAAGTAAAAACTTTGCAGAAGTAGTATTAGAGATTGACAATACGGATAGGCAATTAAAAATAGATGAAAATATAATTAAAGTAAGCAGAAAGCTTTTTAAAGATGGTAAAAATGAATATAGAATCAATGGAAATAAAGTTAGATTAAAAGATATTTCAGAATTATTTTTAGATACAGGAGTTGGAAAATCAGCTTATTCAGTAATAGGGCAAGGAAAAGTAGAAAGAATAATATCTTCATCTACAAAAGAGATAAGAGATATTATAGAAGAAGCTGCAGGAGTAAAAAAAATAAAGCTTCGAAAAGAGGAAGCTGAAAAAAAACTTGAAAAAGTAAAAAATGAAATAGAAAAAATAGGTTATGTAGAAACAGAACTTTTTAAAAATTATAAAACACTTGAATTACAATCACAAAAAGCTACGAAATATTTAGATATAAAAAATGAATTAGATAAATATAAAAAATTTATATATACAAATGAAAAGAAAGAACTCGAAAATCAATATAAAGAATATACAATTGAGTTAAAAGAGATAGAGAAAAGTATCAATAGAAATGATAAACTTTTTAAAAAAGAAGAAAAAGATTTAGAAAATATAAATAATTATCGACAAGAGATAAATAATATTATTGAAAAAAATAATAATGAAAATAAAAATTTAAGAAAATATATTGGAGATATAAAAAATCAAATAACTCTTTTTAGTGAAAGAAAAAGTAATTATAATAAAGAAATTGAAGAAAATGAAATAGTAGAAAAAAAATTAATAGAAAAAATTAGAAAATTGGAAGAAGAAAGAATTGAATTAAAAGAATCTATTGCTATAATTGAAAAAGAAATAATAAAAAAATTAGAGGTAAACAAAGAATATGAAGAAGAATTAAATAATAAAAGAACATTTTTAAAAAATAAGGAGTTAAATTTAAATTTTTTAAAAGAAAAAAGTATGAATCTTGAATTAGAAAAAATAAAATATCAAAATGATATAGAAACAAGTGATAAAAAAGTCAAATCAATTGAAAATAGAATAAATGAATTAAGAAAAGAATATGAAAAAAATAATAATGAATTATCAATTATAAATAAAGAAAAAGAGGAATTAGAAGAAAAAATAGAAAATTTAAAAAAGCTATTTGAAGAGTGTATAGAAAATAAAAATAAAGAAAAAGAAGAATTAGAAGAAAAGATAAAAGAAAAAGAAATTTTATTAAAAGAAAAAAATGAGATTATCTTTTTAAATAATAATTATATATCTAAATATGAAAATTTAAAAAAATTAGAAAAAAATAACGAGGGATTTATAAAAGGAGTAAAAGAACTAACAAATCAAAAAATATTTGGAGTATATGGTCCGCTAATATCCCTTATAGAAGTAGAGGAGAAATATCAAAAAGCAATAGAGGCAGCATTAGGGGGTAGTTTTCAAGATGTAGTTGTAAAAAATAGTGAAGTAGCAAAACAATGTGTTAAATTTTTAAAAAAAAATAAAATAGGAAGAGCTTCTTTTTTACCATTAGATATATTAAAATTTAAAGAACATAATTTTAATGAAAATATAGAAGGGGTTATTGGAATTGCAAGTAAATTAGTAAAATATGATAAAGAAATAGAAAATGCAGTGAAATATACACTTTCTAGAATATTAGTTGTAGACAATCTCGATAATAGTTTAAAAATATTAAAATCTAAAAATTTTAAATTTAACATAGTAACTTTAGATGGTGAATATTTGTCATCAAGTGGAAGAATAAGCGGTGGAATGAGTCTAAAATCTAATAGTTCACTTATATTTGAAAGAAGAAGAGAAATAAAAAAATTAGAAAAAATAATAGAGAAAAATAAATTGCTTATAGAAAGCAAAGAAAAAAAATTAGAAAATAAACTTAATAAAATAAGTATATCAACAGAAAAAATTAAAGAGTATGATATAAAAAAAGAAAATATAAAAGAAGAAGCAGAAAGAATTAAATTAGAAAAAAATGAATATGAAGTAGAAAAAATTAAACTTGAAAAAAGTATATCTATCTTAAAATATGAAATAGATGATTTAAAAGAAAATTTAAAAGAATTTACAAATTTAAAAGAAATTTCTAATAAAAAAATAAAAATAGTAGAAAAAAATTTGGTAGATATAAATAATAATATAGAAAATTTAAAAGAAGAAATAAAAAAAATAAGTGATGAAATAGAAAAATATGAAATAGAAAATTCAGATAAACAAATAGAAATATATAGTAAAAAAGAAAGGGTACGACAAGATAAGAATGTATTAGAGAAACTAGAATTAGAGATTAAAGAAAATCAACTTGAATTAGAAGAAAAAAGAAATAAAATAAAAAATTTGAAATTAAATTATGAGGATTTAAAAACTAGATTAGTTAATTTACACAGAAAACTAGAAGAAAATGCTGCAAATTTAGTAGTAGATGAAGAAAAATTAGAAAAATATAGAAAGGAGCTTTTAAATTTAGAAAAAAAAGAAAAAGAACTTATAATTTCTATAAAAAATTATGAAAAAGAGTTATTTAAATTAGAAAATTCTAAAATAAATTTAATAGATAGAAAAAATAAAATAGAAAGTTATATATTAAATGTAAAAGAAAAATTAAAAGAAATAAAAAATGTAGAATATATAGAATATAAAAAAGATGTAAAATCTATAAAAAAAGAGATATATAAATTAGAAATTGAATTGAAATCTATGGGGAATGTAAATCTTTTAGCAATAAAAGAATACGAAGAGGTAAAAAAAAGGTATGATTTTTTATTAGAGCAAAAAAATGATCTTTTAGGAAGTAAAGAAAAATTAAAAAACATTATAAAAGAGATTGAAAATAATATTGTAAATAATTTTTTAAATGCATATAAGTCTATTAATAAAAATTTTGGATATATGTGTAAAGAGATTCTTAATAATTCTATTGGGAAATTAGAATTAACAGATAAAGAAAATTTATTAGAAAGTGGAGTTGAACTTATTGTTAAATTTGCTAATAAAAAATCGCAAACATTAACTTTGTTATCAGGTGGAGAGAAATCAATGGTTGCAGTTGCTTTAATAATGGCTATATTTATGTATAAGCCAAGTCCGTTTACATTTTTTGATGAAATTGAAGCAGCTCTTGATGATACAAATACAAAAAGACTATTAAATAAATTAAAAGATTTTACAGATAAATCACAATTTATATTAATTACACATAATAAGCAAACAATGAAAGAATCAGATGTTTTATATGGTGTCACAATGGATAAAAAAATAGGTGAATCAAAAATATTAAGTGTATCTATGTAAAAAAGAGAGGGAACATGTATAATTTAGAAATTTTATTAAATCAGATAGATGGTATGGGATATAAAGGATATAAAGATATAAAAGGTAGTTATGATTTTAAAGAATATATTTTAAATATAATAAATGTACAAGGAGATCCTTTTGCATCTCCTTCATTTTTTGAAATAGAAATAGATATTAAAAATTTAAAATTACCAATGGAAGTATTTAAAGAAGATATTAAAATAGCCACAGAAGATTTTTTATTAAGAGAAATTTCAAAAAATATAAAAAGAATAAATACCAATCAAATAGGTAGTGGAAAAAGTGGGCATATTTATATTTTAAAACCAAGTAATAAGATTTTAAAAAGAAGTGCAATAGAAATAATTAAGAAAAAATTAAGTATAAAATTTTATGTAGGATTACCTGCTAAAGGAAGAAGAATTTTAGGCAGAGAAGCAATAAAAATAATATTTGAAAAATTGCCTGGAATATATAAAATTATTAAAAATGTAAATATTGAAAAATTAAAAAATCATATAAATTTA carries:
- the lpxA gene encoding acyl-ACP--UDP-N-acetylglucosamine O-acyltransferase, encoding MIHETAIIEKGAVIGEDVEIGAYCFIGKDVKIGNGTILKSHVVVEGKTTIGENNIIYPYASIGQDPQDLKYNGEDTELIIGDNNKIREFCTINKGTTASNKTVIGNNNLLMAYVHVAHDVVIGDNCIFANCATLAGHVEVENFAVVGGLTGVHQFCKIGESAMIGGATRIVQDVAPFVTVEGNDAKTRGLNLLGLKRRGFSREDIRNIKTAYKKIFMSKIKLENALNELEIEFKDDKNIIHMIKTIRSFDRGLTR
- a CDS encoding LpxI family protein codes for the protein MQKIGLIAGKGELPNYFIKQAEKKGIEVFPIGFFDEINDEIKKHKNFIKVNIGELGKIISYLIINKISKLMMIGKVEKNTIFQNIKFDETFSDLLSNLPDQKDETLLMGIIGILQKSGIDILPQNYMLDDLITEEKVYTNIDVDLSDIETVKVGIEGAKALTSIDVGQTVVVKDKSVVTLEGIEGTDETIKRAYKYAGEGCIIVKLARPNQDLRADTPVIGLDTVKQAVEIKAKGIVIEANKMLFFEQEESIALANKNKLFIKAIKR
- the lpxB gene encoding lipid-A-disaccharide synthase, producing the protein MKYFVSTGELSGDVHLSYLLNEIKNEDKNAEFYGMAGDNSKKVGVNLLQHIDDIAVMGFKEAAMKYNYLKKKLDFFINFILKNNIKKVILVDYGGFNIKFLEKLKQVDSRIKVYYYIPPKVWIWGEKRVEKLKLADKLLVIFPWELEFYKNKNIDVKYYGNPFIEKYKKIEKKGEKILILPGSRKQEITKILPTLLKVVDKLKNEKFILKLANKKSLSYIKKDLSKYHNLEVSYDELNNCIKKSKYAIATSGTVVLELALLGLPGIVVYKTSIINEIIVRLFIKLKYVSLPNLTLNEEVYPELLQNNFNLDKIIEKIEYIEKNKKEINKKINEIRNKLGGKNIVKKYAQYIINN
- the rph gene encoding ribonuclease PH — protein: MKRDDGRTLNQLRKIKVTPNFIKHAEGSVLIECGETKVICNATVNENVPPFLRGKGTGWITAEYSMLPRATEDRNMRESVKGKLSGRTMEIQRLIGRSLRACIDLEQLGERTVILDCDVIQADGGTRTTSITGAYIALEIAIKKLLKEKKIKENPLKSQIAAISVGINKGQVMLDLKYTEDSTAEVDMNVIMNDKGELIEIQGTGEEATFTREELNQMLNVAEEGLKQIFELQKKYVEEAF
- a CDS encoding XTP/dITP diphosphatase, with protein sequence MKKIFLATKNKKKIEEIKTILSNYNIEIISINDGYDIPEVKEDGLTFMYNSQKKALEIAKYLNIITIADDSGLCVEALNGEPGVYSARYAGEDTDDKKNNEKLIKNLKKIDNRNAKFVCVVSIAKPDGTVKSYTGEVIGEIIDIPRGTNGFGYDPHFYYEPFDKTFAELTKEEKSKISHRGNALKLLKKDLVDFIK
- the hslU gene encoding ATP-dependent protease ATPase subunit HslU, whose translation is MLKDKFTPKKIVEELDKYIISQDEAKKNVAISLRNRYRRKQIVDKKLQIEITPKNIILIGPTGVGKTEIARRLAKVTDSPFIKVEATKFTEVGYVGKDVEAIIKDLVNLTYQNMKKRKIEELREEYLPIIYNKIAKKLKPYELLDEEKAKIIEEIKKGKYDEEKIEIERKPKFDIPVIEINASSPDEGLKNLFDSISPFGKKDNKKNIKVKNAIDYLLKELIDESIDTEEFIPEVLKKVEEDGIVFIDEIDKIAERESYSRGEVSRQGVQRDILPIIEGTTVITKFGPVKTDHILFIAAGAFSQSSPSDLMPELQGRFPVKVELKSLTKKDFIEILTKVDNNLLKQYIELLKVDGVELEFTKTAIEVIAEISIDLNTKVENIGARRLHTVLESVLKEIMFEAPFEKEKKIKLNRKDIEKVFDIKSDKENLNNYIL
- the smc gene encoding chromosome segregation protein SMC; its protein translation is MYLKSLEINGFKSFSEKIEIEFIKGITSIVGPNGSGKSNILDAILWVLGEQSYKSIRAKESRDVIFHSANKSKNFAEVVLEIDNTDRQLKIDENIIKVSRKLFKDGKNEYRINGNKVRLKDISELFLDTGVGKSAYSVIGQGKVERIISSSTKEIRDIIEEAAGVKKIKLRKEEAEKKLEKVKNEIEKIGYVETELFKNYKTLELQSQKATKYLDIKNELDKYKKFIYTNEKKELENQYKEYTIELKEIEKSINRNDKLFKKEEKDLENINNYRQEINNIIEKNNNENKNLRKYIGDIKNQITLFSERKSNYNKEIEENEIVEKKLIEKIRKLEEERIELKESIAIIEKEIIKKLEVNKEYEEELNNKRTFLKNKELNLNFLKEKSMNLELEKIKYQNDIETSDKKVKSIENRINELRKEYEKNNNELSIINKEKEELEEKIENLKKLFEECIENKNKEKEELEEKIKEKEILLKEKNEIIFLNNNYISKYENLKKLEKNNEGFIKGVKELTNQKIFGVYGPLISLIEVEEKYQKAIEAALGGSFQDVVVKNSEVAKQCVKFLKKNKIGRASFLPLDILKFKEHNFNENIEGVIGIASKLVKYDKEIENAVKYTLSRILVVDNLDNSLKILKSKNFKFNIVTLDGEYLSSSGRISGGMSLKSNSSLIFERRREIKKLEKIIEKNKLLIESKEKKLENKLNKISISTEKIKEYDIKKENIKEEAERIKLEKNEYEVEKIKLEKSISILKYEIDDLKENLKEFTNLKEISNKKIKIVEKNLVDINNNIENLKEEIKKISDEIEKYEIENSDKQIEIYSKKERVRQDKNVLEKLELEIKENQLELEEKRNKIKNLKLNYEDLKTRLVNLHRKLEENAANLVVDEEKLEKYRKELLNLEKKEKELIISIKNYEKELFKLENSKINLIDRKNKIESYILNVKEKLKEIKNVEYIEYKKDVKSIKKEIYKLEIELKSMGNVNLLAIKEYEEVKKRYDFLLEQKNDLLGSKEKLKNIIKEIENNIVNNFLNAYKSINKNFGYMCKEILNNSIGKLELTDKENLLESGVELIVKFANKKSQTLTLLSGGEKSMVAVALIMAIFMYKPSPFTFFDEIEAALDDTNTKRLLNKLKDFTDKSQFILITHNKQTMKESDVLYGVTMDKKIGESKILSVSM